Proteins encoded in a region of the Bubalus bubalis isolate 160015118507 breed Murrah chromosome 9, NDDB_SH_1, whole genome shotgun sequence genome:
- the LOC123335271 gene encoding olfactory receptor 2T7-like, whose product MYFPSCGSKEIPHFLCEVMAILKLACEDISAYEKAVMMTSITVLLIPLSLIMSSYALVFLAVLCMNSPEARNKALATGSSHLTVLILYFGPAVLVCMKPNSHHSPKLAQLLFMLGAILTPMMTPLIYSLRNKEVVCAWQMVLGCCLTSV is encoded by the coding sequence ATGTATTTCCCCAGCTGTGGTTCCAAAGAGATTCCCCATTTCCTCTGTGAGGTCATGGCCATCCTGAAACTGGCCTGTGAAGACATCTCTGCGTATGAGAAGGCTGTGATGATGACAAGCATCACGGTGCTCCTCATCCCCTTGTCCCTCATCATGTCCTCTTATGCCCTTGTCTTCCTTGCTGTCCTCTGCATGAACTCCCCTGAGGCCAGGAACAAAGCCCTGGCCACCGGTTCCTCCCACCTGACTGTGCTGATTCTCTATTTTGGCCCAGCTGTGCTGGTTTGCATGAAGCCTAATTCTCACCACAGTCCCAAGCTGGCCCAGCTTCTTTTTATGCTTGGTGCCATTCTCACTCCTATGATGACCCCCCTCATATACAGTCTGAGGAACAAGGAGGTGGTGTGTGCTTGGCAAATGGTGTTGGGATGCTGCCTAACCTCAGTTTAG
- the PGBD2 gene encoding piggyBac transposable element-derived protein 2: MASSSSGLSTGRSTSSKLKSVKLLEVLNALEEEESGHSREEIFIAPPKNAAGDFTDEDSGDEDGQRGTHVPGNVLHAFVVPEDSGTGEEEEDDLQLHPARKKQKAVVEPQRVWTKRDIRPDFSSWTATDPHMEDLKSQELSPVGLFELFFDEGTINFIVNETNRYARQKNVNLGLTAQELKCVLGILILSGYISYPRRRMFWETSPDSHHHLVADAIRRDRFELIFSYLHFADNNELDESDRFAKVRPLIVRMNYNFRKHAPLEEFYSFGESMCEYFGYRGSKQLPAGKPVRLGYKIWCGTTSRGYLVWFEPSQGTLFTKPDRGLDLGGSMVVKFVDALQTRGCLPYHIFFDKVFTSVKLMSILRKKGVKATGTVREYRTERCPLKDPKELKKMKRGSFDYKVDESEEIIVCRWHDSSVVNICSNAVGIEPVGLTSHHSGAAKMQTQVHQPSLLRLYQEKVGGVGRMDQNIAKYKVKIRGMKWYSSFIGYVIDAALNNAWQLHRICCHDAQVDLLAFRRYVACVYLESNADTSSQGRRSRRLETESRFDMIGHWIIHQDKRTRCALCHSQTNTRCEKCQKGVHAKCFRAYHIR; this comes from the coding sequence CGGCCTCTCTACTGGGAGAAGTACCAGCTCAAAGCTGAAGTCTGTGAAGTTACTTGAGGTTCTGAATGCTCTGGAAGAGGAGGAATCTGGCCACAGTAGGGAGGAGATCTTCATTGCACCACCCAAAAATGCTGCAGGGGACTTCACTGATGAAGACTCAGGTGATGAAGATGGCCAGCGAGGAACGCATGTGCCCGGTAATGTGCTGCATGCTTTTGTGGTCCCTGAGGACTCTGGCaccggggaggaggaggaggatgaccTGCAGCTGCACCCAGCCAGGAAGAAGCAGAAGGCAGTAGTGGAACCTCAACGTGTTTGGACCAAAAGAGATATCCGCCCAGACTTCAGTAGTTGGACAGCAACAGATCCTCATATGGAAGATCTCAAAAGCCAGGAACTGAGTCCTGTAGGTCTCTTTGAACTGTTTTTTGATGAAGGAACGattaattttattgttaatgAAACCAATCGTTATGCTAGGCAGAAAAATGTCAACCTGGGTCTCACAGCCCAGGAACTGAAGTGTGTCTTGGGCATTTTGATTTTAAGTGGGTATATCTCTTATCCAAGGAGAAGGATGTTTTGGGAAACATCTCCTGACTCACATCACCATCTTGTGGCTGATGCAATTCGAAGGGACAGATTTGAACTGATCTTCTCATACCTGCATTTTGCAGATAACAATgagcttgatgaaagtgataggtTTGCCAAGGTCAGGCCTCTCATCGTACGCATGAACTACAATTTCCGGAAACATGCACCCTTGGAAGAGTTCTACAGCTTTGGCGAATCCATGTGTGAATACTTTGGATACCGGGGGTCTAAGCAGCTGCCTGCGGGGAAGCCTGTGCGGCTGGGCTACAAGATCTGGTGTGGGACAACCAGCAGGGGCTATCTGGTGTGGTTCGAGCCCTCCCAGGGCACACTGTTCACTAAGCCAGACAGGGGCCTGGACCTGGGAGGCAGTATGGTGGTGAAATTTGTGGACGCACTTCAGACACGTGGCTGTCTGCCATACCACATATTTTTTGACAAGGTTTTTACAAGTGTCAAATTGATGTCCATTTTAAGGAAGAAAGGAGTGAAGGCTACAGGAACTGTTCGTGAGTACAGAACTGAGCGTTGTCCCCTTAAAGATCCCaaagaactgaagaaaatgaagaggggTTCATTTGATTACAAAGTTGATGAGAGTGAGGAGATCATTGTGTGCCGCTGGCACGATAGCAGTGTGGTCAACATCTGCTCCAATGCTGTGGGCATAGAGCCGGTGGGGCTGACAAGCCATCACTCAGGAGCAGCCAAGATGCAGACCCAGGTTCATCAGCCATCCCTGCTGAGACTGTACCAGGAGAAGGTGGGAGGTGTCGGCCGTATGGACCAGAACATCGCCAAGTACAAGGTGAAGATCCGGGGTATGAAGTGGTACTCGAGTTTCATTGGTTATGTTATTGATGCAGCTCTTAACAATGCTTGGCAGCTGCATAGGATATGCTGCCATGATGCCCAGGTGGATCTCCTGGCCTTCCGAAGATATGTGGCCTGTGTGTACTTAGAGAGCAATGCAGACACATCATCCCAAGGGAGGAGAAGCAGGCGGCTGGAAACTGAGAGCCGCTTCGACATGATTGGGCACTGGATCATCCACCAGGACAAGAGGACCCGGTGTGCCCTGTGCCACTCACAGACCAACACCCGCTGCGAGAAGTGCCAGAAGGGCGTCCATGCCAAGTGCTTCAGGGCATACCACATCCGGTAA